In one Streptomyces sp. NBC_01288 genomic region, the following are encoded:
- a CDS encoding ATP-binding protein, with protein MPASESFRIPKNRSHVPVARQHVRKTLAGWGITDELADAVTLLANEPVTNAVTHCKVSHSQIKVELTLTGAELVLEVSDPDRNRLPRPHDSTPDEEGGRGLALVAALADDWGCRQEPYAKCVWARFGLEEVQAHVPATL; from the coding sequence ATGCCCGCGTCCGAAAGCTTCCGCATCCCCAAGAACCGAAGCCACGTCCCCGTCGCCCGCCAACACGTCCGCAAGACCCTCGCGGGCTGGGGCATCACCGACGAACTGGCCGACGCCGTAACCCTGTTGGCGAACGAACCGGTCACCAACGCCGTGACCCACTGCAAGGTCTCCCACTCCCAGATCAAGGTCGAACTCACCCTCACTGGCGCGGAGTTGGTCCTAGAGGTCTCGGACCCGGACCGGAACAGACTCCCCCGGCCGCACGACTCGACCCCGGACGAGGAAGGCGGCCGGGGCCTCGCGCTCGTCGCCGCGCTGGCCGACGACTGGGGATGCCGGCAGGAGCCGTACGCGAAGTGCGTGTGGGCGAGGTTCGGCCTGGAGGAGGTCCAGGCTCATGTTCCGGCGACTTTATGA
- a CDS encoding cellulase family glycosylhydrolase — MFRTLRRALCAVTAVLLLPLVGVHAAHAADAPGAGYWHTSGRQILDAAGQPVRIAGINWFGFETANYVVHGLWSRDYKSMIDQMKSLGYNTIRLPYSDDIFKPGTVPNSIDFSSGKNADLQGLNSLQIMDKLVAYAGQDGLKVILDRHRPDASAQSALWYTSAVPESTWIANLRSLATRYAGQSTVIGIDLHNEPHDPACWGCGDVATDWRLAAERAGNAVLSVNPDLLIFVEGVQTYAGVSGWWGGNLMGAGQYPVQLTVPNRVVYSAHDYATSVAQQPWFSDPSFPANMPAVWDKYWGYLFQQNIAPVWVGEFGTTLASTVDQKWLAALVSYLRPTSTYGADSFSWTFWSWNPNSGDTGGILKDDWQTVDTVKDGYLASIKAAGFPSTGTGTGGGDGGGGGSTAACTATYATTSDWGTGFNAAVTVTNSGTSALKSWQVKWTWSGTQQITNMWNATYTQSGMGVTAVNADHNGSVGVGGSASFGFGGAPGGGSAPSLSCTAT, encoded by the coding sequence ATGTTCCGCACCTTGAGAAGAGCGCTGTGCGCTGTTACGGCGGTGCTCCTTCTACCGCTGGTCGGCGTCCACGCCGCGCACGCGGCCGACGCACCCGGCGCCGGTTACTGGCACACCAGTGGCCGCCAGATCCTGGACGCGGCCGGGCAGCCGGTTCGTATCGCCGGGATCAACTGGTTCGGCTTCGAGACCGCCAACTACGTTGTCCACGGCCTCTGGTCACGCGACTACAAGAGCATGATCGACCAGATGAAGTCGCTGGGCTACAACACCATCCGCCTCCCCTACAGCGACGACATCTTCAAGCCCGGCACGGTCCCCAACAGCATCGACTTCTCCAGCGGCAAGAACGCGGACCTCCAGGGCCTGAACTCCCTCCAGATCATGGACAAACTGGTCGCCTACGCCGGCCAGGACGGCCTGAAGGTCATCCTCGACCGGCATCGCCCGGACGCGTCGGCGCAGTCGGCGCTCTGGTACACGTCAGCGGTACCGGAGTCGACGTGGATCGCCAACCTCCGCTCCCTGGCGACCCGTTACGCGGGCCAGTCGACGGTCATCGGCATCGACCTCCACAACGAGCCGCACGATCCCGCGTGTTGGGGCTGCGGCGACGTGGCGACGGACTGGCGCCTGGCGGCGGAGCGGGCGGGCAACGCGGTGCTGTCGGTCAACCCGGACCTCCTGATCTTCGTGGAGGGTGTGCAGACGTACGCCGGCGTATCGGGTTGGTGGGGCGGCAACTTGATGGGCGCGGGCCAGTACCCGGTTCAACTCACCGTGCCCAACCGGGTCGTGTACTCGGCCCACGACTACGCGACGAGCGTGGCCCAACAGCCGTGGTTCAGCGACCCGTCCTTCCCGGCGAACATGCCCGCCGTGTGGGACAAGTACTGGGGCTACCTCTTCCAGCAGAACATCGCGCCGGTGTGGGTGGGCGAGTTCGGCACGACGCTGGCATCGACGGTGGACCAGAAGTGGCTTGCCGCGCTGGTGAGTTACCTCCGCCCGACGTCGACGTACGGCGCCGACTCCTTCTCCTGGACCTTCTGGTCGTGGAACCCCAACTCCGGTGACACGGGCGGAATCCTGAAGGACGACTGGCAGACCGTGGACACGGTGAAGGACGGATACCTGGCGAGCATCAAGGCGGCGGGGTTCCCGAGCACGGGGACGGGGACGGGCGGGGGCGACGGAGGCGGCGGCGGAAGCACGGCCGCGTGCACGGCGACCTACGCCACCACCAGCGACTGGGGCACCGGCTTCAACGCCGCCGTGACGGTGACGAACTCCGGCACCTCGGCCCTCAAGTCCTGGCAGGTGAAGTGGACTTGGTCCGGCACCCAGCAGATCACGAACATGTGGAACGCGACGTACACGCAGAGCGGGATGGGTGTGACCGCGGTGAACGCGGATCACAACGGGAGTGTGGGGGTGGGGGGTTCGGCGAGTTTCGGGTTCGGGGGTGCTCCGGGGGGTGGGAGCGCGCCGAGCCTGAGCTGTACGGCGACGTGA
- a CDS encoding ABC-three component system protein yields MLRSLSADLGSFRTVTFSPGINLLVADTTETSRETDSRNGTGKSSLVELLHFLLGANAGKKSLTSRRPLQNVTFALTLDWPGNGQVTVQRKGSDAGFVRLDPDVRHDSSSLFDVAGPAVIPVAEWNRLVEQVLFGLGVDHPGISGRTMLSFLIRRIAAKAFNDAVRTFPQQSEAEATANLAYLLGLDWRLAAEFRELAAREATRRQLRKAVDDPVWGRIVGSVADLRGQIALGENEVSRLKEQIGSFRVVPAYEELKNRADDINRRIRAIPNEDITDRRNLDDLQNSVSEAADPDTGYLERAYQELGVTLGRQVRQRFDDVQAFHASVVRNRRRYLMDEINGIQQRLETRRREREQLGEELASVLKSLEEGGALEALTALQQALAQKQASVDALRHRYEAAQALESSARQITAKRAELQEAMAVDLDERQEQTREAILLFADYARRLYGPEHEAYLAIQSGTNSLKITPFIDRGDSRGIGNMVIFCLDLTIAVIAHRHGRGPDFLVHDSHLFDGVDDRQIAAALSLAAEVAEDEDMQYIVSLNSDDLAKAVQRGFQTEGRVVDPRLTDRNEEGGLFGFRF; encoded by the coding sequence ATGCTGCGTAGCCTCTCCGCTGACCTCGGGTCGTTCCGTACGGTCACCTTCAGCCCAGGAATCAATCTCCTGGTGGCCGATACGACCGAGACCTCGCGCGAAACCGACAGCCGCAACGGCACGGGAAAATCCAGCCTGGTCGAGCTACTGCATTTCCTCCTGGGCGCCAACGCGGGCAAGAAGAGCCTCACTTCCCGCCGGCCGCTCCAGAACGTCACCTTCGCCCTGACTTTGGACTGGCCGGGCAACGGACAGGTGACTGTACAGCGCAAAGGCAGTGACGCGGGCTTCGTACGGCTCGACCCCGATGTTCGGCACGACTCAAGCAGCCTCTTCGACGTTGCCGGACCGGCTGTGATCCCGGTCGCGGAGTGGAACCGGCTTGTGGAGCAGGTTCTGTTCGGGTTGGGCGTGGACCACCCGGGGATCTCGGGCCGAACCATGCTGTCGTTCTTGATCCGGCGCATCGCGGCCAAGGCGTTCAATGACGCAGTACGGACGTTCCCGCAGCAGTCGGAGGCCGAGGCCACGGCCAACCTTGCCTATCTGCTGGGACTTGACTGGCGGCTTGCCGCCGAATTCCGTGAACTGGCGGCTCGGGAGGCCACACGGCGTCAATTGCGGAAGGCCGTGGACGACCCTGTCTGGGGGCGGATCGTCGGCAGCGTTGCGGACCTGCGTGGTCAGATCGCGCTGGGCGAGAACGAGGTGAGCCGATTGAAGGAACAGATCGGATCCTTCAGGGTTGTACCTGCTTACGAAGAGCTCAAGAACCGGGCCGACGACATAAACCGCCGAATCCGCGCCATCCCGAACGAGGACATCACGGACCGACGCAATCTGGATGACCTTCAGAATTCGGTTTCGGAGGCCGCAGATCCCGATACCGGCTATCTGGAGCGGGCCTACCAGGAGTTGGGGGTCACGCTCGGTCGGCAGGTGCGACAACGGTTCGACGATGTGCAGGCGTTTCATGCCTCGGTCGTCCGGAATCGTCGGCGGTACTTGATGGACGAGATCAATGGCATTCAGCAGCGGCTGGAGACCCGCAGACGGGAGCGGGAACAGCTCGGCGAAGAACTGGCCTCAGTACTCAAGTCACTTGAGGAGGGCGGGGCGCTGGAAGCCCTGACCGCCCTTCAACAGGCGCTGGCGCAGAAGCAGGCGTCCGTCGATGCGCTCAGACACCGGTACGAGGCAGCTCAGGCACTGGAGAGCAGTGCCCGACAGATCACGGCGAAGCGTGCGGAGTTGCAGGAAGCCATGGCTGTCGACCTCGATGAGCGGCAGGAGCAGACACGCGAGGCTATTCTGCTGTTCGCCGACTATGCCCGCAGGCTCTACGGGCCCGAGCACGAGGCCTACCTCGCCATTCAGTCGGGGACGAATTCCCTCAAGATCACGCCGTTCATTGACCGGGGTGACAGTCGAGGCATCGGCAACATGGTGATTTTCTGCCTTGACCTCACGATTGCCGTCATCGCCCACCGTCATGGTCGTGGCCCTGACTTCTTGGTGCACGACAGCCACCTCTTCGACGGCGTCGACGACCGACAGATCGCCGCGGCGCTATCGCTGGCGGCCGAGGTCGCCGAGGACGAGGACATGCAATACATCGTCAGCCTCAATTCCGACGACCTCGCCAAGGCGGTCCAGCGCGGCTTCCAGACGGAGGGGCGCGTCGTCGACCCACGGTTGACGGACAGGAACGAGGAAGGTGGCCTCTTCGGCTTCCGTTTCTGA
- a CDS encoding ABC-three component system protein produces MDFTQRIFAYLKFQQLLTDLHGEPFEEFFHRLMSARHSDYVPVRTHGNLGDMGADGMLLWDRTLHACYAPETHAVAAFQSKLRSDLDKALAKRNGHFDTFAFVYNDARGGVHPQISVLLSDAQEEIRPLRMAVRGKQWLWQEFMTLDRAAAEDLLGCPIPIDDRTYGIGLADLEPLLRQLTQRRDSAEPLAEVPVVNQHKIEYNRLTEDVRETLFKALRHSYLVDEYYDGITRVDEHDLVARGFRIYFDQLRETTSDTEELWLGLEQYVVGNARVTHRATWAAAVVIAHFFERCDVFDVPPSGWVPTAVGEM; encoded by the coding sequence ATGGACTTCACTCAGCGCATCTTCGCGTACCTGAAATTTCAGCAGTTGCTCACGGACCTGCACGGCGAGCCTTTCGAGGAGTTCTTCCACCGCCTCATGAGTGCGCGGCATTCCGACTACGTGCCGGTGCGCACCCATGGCAATCTCGGAGACATGGGAGCCGACGGCATGCTTCTCTGGGATCGAACCCTCCACGCCTGCTACGCCCCCGAGACGCACGCGGTCGCCGCGTTCCAGTCCAAGCTCCGTTCTGACCTGGACAAGGCACTGGCCAAGCGCAACGGTCATTTCGACACCTTCGCCTTCGTCTACAACGACGCCAGGGGAGGGGTCCATCCGCAGATCAGCGTGCTGCTGTCAGACGCGCAGGAGGAGATCAGACCGCTGCGGATGGCGGTACGCGGCAAGCAGTGGCTCTGGCAGGAATTCATGACGCTCGACCGGGCCGCGGCCGAGGACCTGCTCGGCTGCCCCATCCCGATCGACGACCGGACCTACGGCATCGGGCTGGCTGACCTGGAACCTCTGCTGAGGCAGCTCACGCAGCGCAGGGACAGCGCGGAGCCCTTGGCTGAGGTACCCGTCGTCAACCAGCACAAGATCGAGTACAACCGCCTCACCGAAGACGTGCGCGAGACGCTGTTCAAAGCGTTGCGGCACAGCTATCTGGTGGACGAGTACTACGACGGGATCACACGAGTCGACGAACACGACTTGGTGGCCCGTGGTTTCCGGATCTACTTCGACCAACTGCGGGAGACGACCTCCGACACGGAGGAACTGTGGCTCGGACTGGAGCAATACGTGGTGGGCAATGCGCGAGTGACTCATCGGGCCACGTGGGCGGCGGCCGTCGTCATCGCGCACTTCTTCGAGCGCTGCGACGTGTTCGACGTACCTCCCTCCGGGTGGGTGCCGACGGCCGTAGGGGAGATGTGA
- a CDS encoding acyl carrier protein: MPRKSLPTRLAATAALLLTAGALSAPTASAAPSDAAPGDAYVLTVTTNPARTNYQERHVDVTGTVTKADGTPAPNIPVTLQEVVRFTTWNPWGDPIDPNYYESRDLGKPVTDANGKFTVPDVDIDHSGGSSLLNVQHQVEITASYDEDGDPNTPQDGYFADTTVAVNTRSSSISYLVNKKKVKAGDILTVQGKVTLPQGVEPQGTEVFLQTYWEQESHVKVTAEDDGFFVLSVRVSGYDDTFTLRTAPRDMYVTGAQQALPITNTSLPRG, encoded by the coding sequence ATGCCCAGGAAGTCCCTGCCGACGCGGCTCGCCGCCACCGCCGCATTGCTGCTCACCGCGGGCGCCCTGTCCGCGCCGACCGCCTCCGCAGCCCCCTCGGACGCCGCGCCCGGCGACGCGTACGTCCTGACCGTGACGACGAACCCGGCCCGCACCAACTACCAGGAACGGCACGTCGACGTCACCGGCACCGTCACGAAGGCCGACGGCACCCCGGCGCCGAACATCCCCGTCACCCTCCAGGAAGTCGTCCGTTTCACCACCTGGAACCCGTGGGGCGACCCGATCGACCCCAACTACTACGAGTCGCGCGACCTGGGCAAGCCGGTCACCGACGCCAACGGGAAGTTCACGGTCCCGGACGTCGACATCGACCACTCGGGCGGCAGCAGCCTGCTCAACGTCCAGCACCAGGTGGAGATCACCGCCTCCTACGACGAGGACGGCGACCCCAACACCCCGCAGGACGGCTACTTCGCGGACACCACGGTGGCCGTCAACACCCGCTCCAGCTCGATCAGTTACTTGGTCAACAAGAAGAAGGTGAAGGCGGGCGACATCCTCACCGTCCAGGGCAAGGTCACCCTCCCCCAGGGCGTCGAGCCCCAGGGCACGGAAGTCTTCCTCCAGACCTACTGGGAACAGGAGTCCCACGTGAAGGTGACCGCGGAGGACGACGGCTTCTTCGTCCTGTCGGTACGCGTCTCCGGCTACGACGACACGTTCACGCTCCGCACGGCGCCGAGGGATATGTACGTGACGGGGGCACAGCAGGCTCTGCCGATCACCAACACGTCGTTGCCGCGCGGCTAA
- a CDS encoding ABC transporter permease has translation MSGNVSTASEGTGRTYRRRPQHGRVFWTIADCWNVVRRGLTHYRRQPVSILWQLGFPILSVLLYGYVFGKAMRVPGGGDYKAFLMPGMFVMTVAMGFVSTATIFVNDAKKGVIDRFRSMPMAPSAVVAGRGATDLIVACAELGIMMATAYGMGWRPEFGPGFAKAVALLLALRFALIWVGVWLGLLLPGPEQVGGLFAIVFPLTMISSIYVSPTQMPHWLGQAALWNPLSSTAGATRALFGAPTGQGTSWPEQHALLLAGAWPAALTLLFLPLAVRRFRRLSR, from the coding sequence GTGAGCGGCAACGTCTCGACGGCGTCCGAGGGCACCGGGCGCACCTACCGCAGACGCCCCCAACACGGCCGTGTCTTCTGGACGATCGCCGACTGCTGGAACGTCGTCCGGCGCGGCCTGACCCACTATCGGCGCCAACCGGTCAGCATCCTCTGGCAGTTGGGCTTCCCGATCCTCTCCGTGCTGCTGTACGGCTATGTCTTCGGCAAGGCGATGCGGGTGCCGGGCGGCGGCGACTACAAGGCGTTCCTGATGCCGGGCATGTTCGTGATGACGGTGGCCATGGGCTTCGTGTCGACGGCGACGATCTTCGTGAACGACGCGAAGAAGGGCGTCATCGACCGGTTCCGCTCCATGCCGATGGCGCCGTCGGCGGTGGTCGCGGGGCGCGGCGCGACCGATCTCATCGTCGCCTGCGCGGAGTTGGGCATCATGATGGCCACGGCGTACGGGATGGGCTGGCGCCCGGAGTTCGGCCCCGGTTTCGCGAAAGCGGTGGCCCTGCTGCTGGCACTGCGCTTCGCGCTGATCTGGGTCGGCGTCTGGCTCGGGCTCCTGCTCCCGGGCCCCGAACAGGTCGGCGGCCTGTTCGCGATCGTCTTCCCCCTGACGATGATCTCCAGCATCTACGTCTCCCCGACCCAGATGCCCCACTGGCTCGGCCAGGCCGCCCTCTGGAACCCGCTCTCGTCCACGGCCGGCGCCACCCGCGCGCTCTTCGGGGCGCCGACGGGCCAGGGCACGTCCTGGCCGGAACAGCACGCGTTGCTGCTCGCGGGGGCATGGCCGGCGGCGCTGACGCTGCTGTTCCTTCCGCTGGCGGTACGGAGGTTCCGCAGGCTCAGCCGATAG
- a CDS encoding helix-turn-helix domain-containing protein, with protein sequence MPAGGRPTVRSRRLGTALKQYRLAAKFDQPQAADLIASSQARISRVESGHATPRVIEVRLLLDAYGVTDPEVRVKLEELAKNSKNRGWWLEHAAHLRPDYVDHIALEDDATYIREWQPVTVPGLLQTPAYAESVIAGGPHYLEPERVDQLVKVRMGRQAKIDEGGASYTVILWEGVVVHPLVSVGIHREQLSAVLEAGKRKNVTVQVLPFSAGVLAGYSSAFYSFSFDEEPTVEAVAMDNLRGTSVLEGAEDLAAYANAYDLLRSSALAPDASAKLIRGVLRSLKEDTS encoded by the coding sequence ATGCCCGCAGGTGGACGGCCGACAGTGCGTAGCAGGCGATTGGGTACGGCACTCAAGCAGTACAGGCTGGCTGCCAAGTTCGACCAGCCGCAGGCCGCCGATCTGATCGCATCAAGTCAGGCCAGGATCAGCCGCGTTGAGAGTGGCCACGCCACCCCGCGCGTGATCGAAGTGCGGCTGCTGCTGGACGCGTACGGCGTCACGGACCCGGAAGTGCGCGTCAAGCTGGAGGAGTTGGCCAAGAACTCGAAGAACCGGGGCTGGTGGCTTGAGCATGCCGCGCACCTGCGGCCGGATTACGTCGACCACATCGCGTTGGAGGACGACGCGACCTACATCCGCGAGTGGCAGCCGGTCACGGTGCCGGGGCTCCTGCAAACTCCGGCCTACGCGGAGTCGGTTATCGCGGGCGGTCCCCACTACCTGGAGCCGGAGCGGGTCGACCAACTGGTGAAGGTACGGATGGGGCGGCAGGCGAAGATCGACGAGGGCGGGGCGTCGTACACGGTCATTCTCTGGGAGGGCGTCGTCGTGCACCCGTTGGTGAGCGTCGGGATTCACCGGGAGCAGTTGTCCGCGGTCCTTGAGGCCGGAAAGCGGAAGAACGTCACCGTGCAGGTGCTGCCGTTCAGCGCGGGGGTCCTGGCCGGTTACTCGTCCGCCTTCTACTCCTTCAGCTTCGATGAGGAGCCGACGGTCGAAGCCGTCGCCATGGACAACCTGCGAGGTACCTCGGTCCTTGAAGGCGCGGAGGATCTTGCCGCTTACGCCAATGCATACGACCTACTACGATCGTCAGCGTTGGCGCCGGACGCGAGCGCGAAGCTCATCCGGGGCGTACTGCGGAGCTTGAAGGAAGACACATCGTGA
- a CDS encoding MerR family transcriptional regulator produces the protein MSIDQTWKVGALAEASGLTVRTLHHWDRIGLLSPSRRTAAGHREYTEQDVVRLYQVLALRRLGLGLETIATCLDVGVDPVRLVNEHLAAVEASIASLDALRRRLADIQGELASDRAPEISALIGALRTMGGAGPEREQALRRHLDDDQIQALHDRAAPLGPAAHYLLEVEWPELYRRAEALRTAGVEPAEPRVRKLVARMDELSSLFSGGDGDVSAAVRSAWRHEPAAMSGDPTAPADTWHTLTAYLDRARATA, from the coding sequence ATGAGCATCGACCAGACATGGAAGGTCGGAGCGCTCGCCGAGGCGAGTGGGCTGACTGTTCGCACGTTGCATCACTGGGACCGGATCGGGCTGCTGAGTCCGTCCCGGCGTACGGCCGCCGGGCACCGTGAGTACACCGAGCAGGATGTGGTCCGCCTCTATCAGGTACTCGCGCTGCGCCGTCTCGGGCTGGGGCTGGAGACCATCGCCACGTGCCTGGACGTCGGAGTCGACCCGGTCCGGCTGGTGAACGAGCACCTGGCCGCCGTAGAGGCGTCCATCGCGTCCCTGGACGCGCTGAGGCGCCGACTGGCCGACATCCAGGGCGAGTTGGCCTCCGATCGGGCACCGGAGATCTCCGCGCTGATCGGCGCGCTCCGGACGATGGGCGGCGCGGGACCGGAACGCGAGCAGGCGCTACGGCGCCACCTCGACGACGACCAGATCCAGGCGCTGCACGACCGGGCGGCCCCGCTCGGCCCTGCCGCCCACTACCTCCTGGAGGTCGAGTGGCCGGAGCTGTACCGCAGGGCCGAGGCGCTGCGAACCGCCGGGGTGGAGCCGGCGGAACCGCGGGTGCGGAAGCTGGTGGCCCGCATGGACGAGCTGAGTTCGCTGTTCAGCGGGGGTGACGGCGACGTCTCGGCCGCGGTCCGGTCCGCCTGGCGGCACGAGCCCGCCGCGATGTCCGGCGACCCGACGGCTCCGGCCGACACCTGGCACACCCTGACCGCCTACCTCGACCGCGCCCGCGCCACCGCGTGA
- a CDS encoding ABC-three component system middle component 6, whose product MLTPTKGIAPDRALLAIGAQIILALDQPLTVTQTWARFKEQRVRLGHHAPVSFEWFVLGLDILYALGTVELRRDLLVPTRSEDAA is encoded by the coding sequence GTGCTCACTCCGACCAAGGGAATCGCCCCTGACCGTGCGTTGCTGGCCATCGGTGCGCAGATCATCCTCGCGCTCGACCAGCCCCTGACCGTGACCCAGACCTGGGCGCGCTTCAAGGAACAGCGCGTGCGGCTCGGCCACCATGCCCCGGTCTCGTTCGAGTGGTTCGTGCTGGGCCTGGACATCCTGTACGCGCTCGGGACCGTTGAGCTGCGCCGGGATCTGCTCGTACCGACAAGGAGCGAGGATGCTGCGTAG
- a CDS encoding transmembrane-type terpene cyclase, with product MGIALILASGIAWTIVYVEAIRVGLRERTYAMPAVVLGLNFAWEWTYAVHDLVFDPSVQGGINLVWGIADAVIVYTFFRYGRAEFPSFVTPRMFAGLSVLLFGMSFAVQWLFLAKFGAEDGVAYSAFLQNLLMSALFIAMFVARRGLRGQSVTIAVAKWLGTLAPTILFGALQHDGFLLGLGIMCSVLDLVYIWLCVAAKRGDWDGAVSGSADSAPEQREHGLAPHTASGSIVDA from the coding sequence ATGGGTATCGCCCTCATCCTCGCGAGCGGCATCGCCTGGACGATCGTGTACGTCGAGGCGATCCGGGTCGGGTTGCGCGAGCGCACCTACGCGATGCCGGCCGTGGTGCTGGGTCTGAACTTCGCGTGGGAGTGGACGTACGCGGTGCACGACCTGGTCTTCGACCCGTCGGTGCAGGGCGGTATCAACCTGGTGTGGGGCATCGCCGACGCCGTGATCGTGTACACGTTCTTCCGGTACGGCCGCGCCGAGTTCCCGTCGTTCGTCACGCCACGGATGTTCGCCGGGCTGAGCGTGCTGCTGTTCGGGATGTCGTTCGCCGTGCAGTGGCTGTTCCTGGCGAAGTTCGGTGCGGAGGACGGGGTCGCCTACTCGGCGTTTCTCCAGAACCTGCTGATGTCCGCCCTGTTCATCGCGATGTTCGTCGCGCGGCGCGGACTGCGCGGGCAGTCGGTGACGATCGCGGTGGCCAAGTGGCTCGGCACGCTCGCGCCCACGATCCTCTTCGGCGCCCTCCAGCACGACGGGTTCCTGCTCGGGCTCGGCATCATGTGCAGCGTGCTGGACCTCGTCTACATCTGGCTGTGCGTGGCGGCGAAGCGGGGCGACTGGGACGGTGCGGTGTCCGGCTCGGCGGACTCGGCTCCGGAACAGCGGGAACACGGGCTTGCACCTCACACGGCGTCAGGGAGCATCGTCGACGCATGA
- the serC gene encoding phosphoserine transaminase produces MADIEIPADIKPADGRFGAGPSKVRTEALDALAATGTSLLGTSHRQAPVKNLVGKVREGVSALFSLPEGYEVVLGNGGSTAFWDVATHGLIDNKSQHLTFGEFSSKFAKAAKLAPWLAEPTVISSDPGTHPEPAAEAGVDVYAYTHNETSTGVAAPIKRVQGADEGALVLVDATSGAGGLPVDIAETDVYYFAPQKSFASDGGLWIGVFSPAAIERAERVHASGRHVPEFFSLPTAIDNSRKNQTYNTPALSTLFLLNEQLEWINGQGGLAWSTARTKDSSSRLYSWAEESKYATPFVSDATKRSQVIGTIDFADEIDAAAVAKVLRANGIVDTEPYRKLGRNQLRVAMFPAIDPADVEALTKCIDYVIEKL; encoded by the coding sequence GTGGCTGATATCGAGATTCCCGCTGACATCAAGCCCGCCGACGGACGTTTCGGCGCTGGCCCCTCCAAGGTGCGGACGGAGGCGCTGGACGCGCTGGCCGCCACCGGTACGTCTCTGCTGGGTACGTCCCACCGCCAGGCCCCGGTCAAGAACCTGGTCGGCAAGGTGCGCGAGGGCGTCTCCGCGCTGTTCTCGCTCCCCGAGGGCTACGAGGTCGTCCTCGGCAACGGCGGTTCGACGGCCTTCTGGGACGTCGCGACCCACGGCCTGATCGACAACAAGTCCCAGCACCTGACCTTCGGCGAGTTCAGCTCGAAGTTCGCGAAGGCGGCCAAGCTGGCGCCGTGGCTGGCCGAGCCGACCGTCATCTCCTCCGACCCCGGCACGCACCCCGAGCCGGCCGCCGAGGCGGGCGTGGACGTGTACGCGTACACGCACAACGAGACGTCGACGGGCGTCGCGGCCCCGATCAAGCGAGTGCAGGGAGCCGACGAAGGCGCCCTCGTGCTCGTCGACGCCACGTCGGGCGCGGGCGGCCTCCCGGTCGACATCGCCGAGACGGACGTCTACTACTTCGCCCCGCAGAAGTCCTTCGCCTCCGACGGCGGCCTGTGGATCGGCGTCTTCTCCCCCGCCGCGATCGAGCGCGCCGAGCGCGTCCACGCGTCCGGCCGCCACGTGCCCGAGTTCTTCTCGCTCCCCACGGCGATCGACAACTCCCGCAAGAACCAGACGTACAACACCCCTGCCCTCTCCACCCTGTTCCTCCTCAACGAGCAGCTTGAGTGGATCAACGGCCAGGGCGGCCTGGCCTGGTCGACGGCCCGCACGAAGGACTCGTCGAGCCGCCTGTACAGCTGGGCGGAGGAGTCGAAGTACGCGACCCCGTTCGTGTCCGACGCCACCAAGCGCTCGCAGGTCATCGGCACGATCGACTTCGCCGACGAGATCGACGCGGCGGCCGTCGCCAAGGTCCTGCGCGCCAACGGCATCGTCGACACCGAGCCCTACCGCAAGCTCGGCCGCAACCAGCTCCGCGTGGCGATGTTCCCGGCGATCGACCCGGCGGACGTCGAGGCGCTGACGAAGTGCATCGACTACGTCATCGAGAAGCTGTAA
- a CDS encoding DUF397 domain-containing protein, whose product MTKVVNPFWKSSYSGQENACVEVADTATHGRAVRDSKQHPEDGTAPLLAVSREAWRCFVRQF is encoded by the coding sequence GTGACCAAGGTTGTAAACCCCTTCTGGAAGTCCTCGTACTCCGGGCAGGAGAACGCCTGTGTCGAGGTCGCCGACACCGCTACTCACGGCCGCGCCGTCCGCGACAGCAAGCAGCACCCGGAAGACGGCACCGCCCCCCTCCTTGCCGTCTCGCGCGAAGCCTGGCGCTGCTTCGTCCGGCAGTTCTGA